The genomic interval ACCTCGACGAGCGGCCGTATCCGCTCCCGGTACGGCTCCACCCCTTCGGCGAACCCGATGTCCCGGAGGAACTGCGTCATGTTCTTGGCGGAGTAGGACCGGTTGTGGTGCCGCGACACCACCAGCGTGGTGTTCCCGAACACCCGCGGCGCCGGCAGCAGCCACAGGTTGCTCTCGGCGGTGCGCTGCTCGTCGCGGATGAGCGACGCGTCGACGAACGGCACGCCGAGGGTGTTGCCCGACGCGAAGGTGAGCATCTCCTGCACCGACCCGCCCCACGGCGCGGACAGCGTCACCAGCCGCTTCACGTTCGCGGCGCGCCACGCGGGGGGGCTCCGCGCCACCATCTGCAGCGCGTACAGCCCGCCCAGGCTGTGCGCCACGAGGATCGCCGGCCTCCAGCCGTTGGCCGCGCACGCCGACTCCACCAGCTTCCTCAGCCGCTCCAGGTACGCGCTGCCCACACGCGACGGGTGCCCCGGCCCGGCCAGCCCGTACCGGAAGTCGTACGGCGCGCCGAACAGGTCGAACCCTTCCTCGTACCCTGCCTTCTCCAGCGTGCTCGCCAACACGTTCATGTACCCCGTTAGCAACCTACACATCCCATTTGCAATTTGCATTCGCGTCATCACCAACAACAACGCGTTGAATGCTGATAGTAGTAAGAATCGTACTTGAGGTTGGGGTCGAGGTAGCGgagggtggaggtggagccgaAGTCGGAGACCCTGGTCTCGACGCCGGGAGCGTTGCGGtagtcgtcggcgacggagtcGTAGAAGAGGGTCATCCGGTCGGCGAAGCACCTGGTGAGCGGCGCCACGACGACGGACGGGTCGAACCAGAGGCGGAAccacccgccgcggccgcgcacCACGGGCCACACGCGGCACGCGAGGCTCGACGGGGCGTACTCCTCCGTCAGCCGCGCCTCCAGCTGgttcccgccggcgccggggatcAGGATCACCgggtgcagctgctgctgcttctcacgccgccgcgcgccgccgccgccgcccgccgacgcGCAGCAGCACGGGCTCAGCGTGGACAGCAGCATGGCCGCCGCGAGGAGCACGACCGCACGAGCCACCGATGATGACGACGGCCTCCCCACCACCATGATGCCACCGTGTGACCACTGATCGATCCaaccctgttttttttttttggttccgtTTGTCTCTTTTGCTGCTCTGGATTTGGTGATTCCTGCTTCGTGTGGTGAAGCTGCTTCTGAAATTTGGATCGTTCGGAGCCGCTAAAAAAGCAGGGGAAACGGTGGTTAGTTACGTCTGTCCTTCCAGCAGTAGGTAGTTACAGTCACACACACAATGACTTTCTCTGCTAAGATGGGGACATCCACTGGGCCGTTCAGTCGCTGGGCCGTTGGCGTACGCGCGTGCGGGCTGGGGAATAATGTACGGGCTGTGCCTCTGTCGCGGGACACGACCGATCGGATGGATATGTagggggaaaaagtacaccaaaggtccctcaacttgtcatcgagctacaaaatcgtcccccaaccacaaaaccaggtatCCAGCGTCCCTCAACTATAGGTCCACAATAGGTCCTTCGgtagttttgaccccggttttatcctaagtggcagctgagtcagcgtgggaccacgtgggccctacatgtcaggctgccacatcagcctcctctctccctctcttttccactcttctctccctcatctctctttcccttctctgactcagccgatgggaggaggagggcgtcggcggccggcgaggggtgacgcggcggcggtggggggagAAGCTGCGGgtgggcggcggggaggggcggcgaggagcagagcgcgggcggcggggggaggagcggcgcgcgggctcccccgtcggccgccgcccacGAGGCTCACGTCGTAGAAGTCCTtcccgtcggcgccgcccaGCGTGAACTCGGCGAGGGTGACGGGCAGCGCGCCGCCGAGGGAGCAGCTCACGGCACCGCCGAAGTCCCCCGTGGCGCAGGCGAGGGACGCGGTGCCGGAGGGTGCACAGTCCGTGCGCGCCCACAAGCGGCCGGACCAACCATCCGGGGCTGGGAATGAGACGTTGGCGCGGGTCGACAGCTCGAAGTCGCCGCCCCCAACGGCCCCCGACCGCTGTGTTTCCGGACAAGGTGGTCACCCAGACGGTGTAGGTGCAGTTGTTGCGCAGCGTGAAGACCGTCGTGTCGGCTACCTCAGCGCCGAACTGCAGCTGCGACCATAGGAACCCTGCATTGAGACACACCATTGTTGAAGAATGAAGAAGATGTGTGCTAACAGCCTAAAGTTAACCGGCCTGAAAGTTTCTCGGACTTACCAACGAGGAGTAGAAGGGCTGGAGATCGTCCGAATTCCATTGATCGAAATGGTTTAGCTCGAATGAGAAAAAggtgaatatatttttttggaattgaGGAGAGAAATGGCAGTTGAACAATGCACGTACTCAAAGCGTGCGAGCTGCAGCTAAGATAGTAGAAGAGGAAATGCACAAATGGtgaagtagcagcagcagcagtaattTGCCTGGTGATTATCTTGTTTATATGGACCTTGCTGATATCCTCAGTAATTTGCCGTGTCGttgccgccgtgccgcccgccgtctcctcctctgcctcgtgggcctcgtgggcggtgggcggcggccggcgggggagccCGCGCActgctcctcgccgcccacgtgccgctcctccccgccgcccacCTACAGTTtctcccccatcgccgccgcgtagcccctcgccggccgccgacaCCCTCATCCTCCCACCGGCGGCTgtcagagaagggagagagagagatgtggaAGGGAGataagaggggaaaagagagagagagatgagggtgATGTGGCagcatgacatgtggggcccacgtgggtcccatgctgactcagccgccacgtaagccaaaaccagagtcaaaaccaccgaaggacctattgTAATCGGTTTTGATAGATGAGGGACGCTGGATACCTGGTTTCGTGGTtcggggatgattttgtaactcgatgacaagttgagggactttcggtgtactttttcctatgtAGGGTGTTGAAGGGCAAGAGTGGATGGTCCATATTTCACGCGAAGTGAGTGAGACTTTGAGACTCAAGTGGcgttcttttcttctgaagatgaggatgaagattaaattttttacgcaaaacgaggtagtattaacgtataattgattgagttttaattattacaaacttgagaaatagattaatatgatattttagatcaactttcatatagaaaattttcgcacaaaacataccgtttagcagtttgaaaagcgtgccacgaaaattttaatctttaCCCAACTcttgttgaagaaaagaacgggacTTCAGATGGGGAAAGCTGCTTGACTGGTTCTGCGTTGTTCGGGGGAATGTTTGTTGCTACGCAAAAGCAAAGCAGTTAGTTAAGTTAACTTCAGGGATGTACTAACCGGGAAGAGGATAATATGGTCCATGGTGTGATTGCAATGTGCTTTTCGAGCAAATTAATTCGACAGGTTGCTTCGAGTATGGACATTCCAGTATTCCACTATCTTCTACAAGTCGCAATCCGCTATTAATTGGTAGGGAGATTTGATCGAATGGCTCGGAATTAGACCAGTGGCACATAAAAACTAGTAGTGGTAAAATAAATACGCAATCTTTTCGGAAGGTTTCccaaatgtttttaaaattttagttttattcCGTGCTCGTGCATTTTACTTACAATTGAAGTTGCATTTGTCCATATGTAATATATTGTTTTTTCCCCAATTACACGGCATATACGACACACACCACAATACACACAACACCATACTCACTCGCGAATACGCCCCCAACACGTTTAAAATGACGTAAACCAACAACGCGCATTTTCgatcttactaaattcttattAAAAGCACATACACGTGTACATGGGTTATGTTTGGCAAGGATTTATTTCCTTGATCCTTGTCTGGTGAAGGTAAAGCCAAACCAAACACTACTACATTCTCAAATTTTTAAGAGTGGAGTGAGTGGATGTATCTTCTCCACAAATATATAGGAAGGGTGAAGCTACGTTTTTCCAGCTTCACAACCCTAACTCCAAATCTGATTTGAGCCCTACCAAACAACCCATAATATTCGTGAGCATTAGAATTTAAATCCTAGTGGGTGAATGAAGTTAGGCACACACGATAGCACCATATTTACCAACAATGCTTTCCCATTTAACTCTTGAAACCCAAATTGTAAATCttaacaattttaaatgaaCTACATCACTGTAATCTAGAATAGCGGCTGCATTAGTTTAacaatataaaaacaaaatattactCTGACATAAACAATTCTCCTTCATTCCTTACCTTTCATTCTTGTaacgaacacaaccttaggCAAACCTAAATTCAGAGAGTTATGGGCTTATGTGGGTCCATAATACTAGAATTAGCCCAGTAACCATGTGTCCTACACGTGGGCTTTTTATTAGATTGAAAGTACTAGAAAACACTATACCATTACAACGAAATAGTTTATATTTACTAGTATCATGATAAAGTTAATATGGTATCTCTGATACTAAGTCTGATACTTAAGATATCATGCTGATGTCATTATGGTATCTAGATACCTAGGTATCATCTTTGTAAGATTTGTGATATATACTTGGGAAATAAAATTGATGGCATTATATGTGTCAGTAATTATAAAGCTAGGCGCTCTTGTTGATATTTGGAGAGTATAAATGGAAATATATATGGCCTCACTTGAAGTAGTTCTCTATGAACATGAATCACAATATCTCACATTGTCTTGTGAAGTTTGTAACCACTATACTTGCTATTTGAGATATATCTAGACCTTCTATACCACTATTTGTAATCACAATATCCCCTACATTGACGTGGTAGGGGTCAGGGGATTCAACCGACATCAAAGTAGGCATGCCATGAAATGATATTTGCCAACTTCGTTGCTTTGAA from Oryza glaberrima chromosome 3, OglaRS2, whole genome shotgun sequence carries:
- the LOC127765944 gene encoding lecithin-cholesterol acyltransferase-like 1, with translation MVVGRPSSSSVARAVVLLAAAMLLSTLSPCCCASAGGGGGARRREKQQQLHPVILIPGAGGNQLEARLTEEYAPSSLACRVWPVVRGRGGWFRLWFDPSVVVAPLTRCFADRMTLFYDSVADDYRNAPGVETRVSDFGSTSTLRYLDPNLKLLTGYMNVLASTLEKAGYEEGFDLFGAPYDFRYGLAGPGHPSRVGSAYLERLRKLVESACAANGWRPAILVAHSLGGLYALQMVARSPPAWRAANVKRLVTLSAPWGGSVQEMLTFASGNTLGVPFVDASLIRDEQRTAESNLWLLPAPRVFGNTTLVVSRHHNRSYSAKNMTQFLRDIGFAEGVEPYRERIRPLVEVLPEPGVPVTCLVGTGVDTVESLVYGEGGFEAGPEKVVYGDGDGTVNLDSLVGPIKAWSDSPEQVVEVVELPEVSHSGILKDKSALDQILRIIDAINLNATTSSSSINRSSQDVLYN